In Verrucomicrobiota bacterium, a single genomic region encodes these proteins:
- a CDS encoding PilT/PilU family type 4a pilus ATPase: protein MDAPPESIELYCRAAHEYKASDLILHVGEPPIVRVSGSITPMEAPPLSLHDLMAFRAYCGVPSEATDHDASFISGEGIRFRVNFHRQLGAEAAVLRMITGTPPDIDTLGVPSEILKKMVARSSGIIIVSGPTGSGKSTTLAALLEWVNKNMERHVVTIEDPIEFIFQRDRSLFTQRSVGLDTPSFAEGLRRSLRQAPDIILVGEIRDATTAAVALQAAETGHLVLTTLHASDVGEVLDRIMAFFPEREKKGHLQVLAGQLLGILCQKLLPTTAGGMVLATEFLTNLGLSRQCIRDADLPALRDFISHSDPSESYDFLSSFLDLVTTGKIAEDTALLAVPNPAELKRRLRGITSSSS from the coding sequence ATGGATGCCCCTCCGGAATCGATAGAGCTCTATTGCAGGGCTGCCCATGAGTACAAGGCATCCGATCTTATTCTTCACGTAGGGGAACCGCCGATCGTCAGGGTATCTGGAAGTATCACGCCGATGGAGGCGCCACCCCTGAGTCTGCACGACCTGATGGCCTTTCGTGCCTATTGCGGTGTTCCTTCGGAAGCAACGGATCATGACGCGAGTTTTATTTCGGGCGAGGGCATCCGTTTCCGCGTGAACTTTCACAGACAACTTGGGGCAGAGGCTGCTGTTCTTCGCATGATCACAGGAACGCCTCCTGACATCGATACCCTTGGAGTTCCCTCCGAAATTCTCAAGAAGATGGTCGCGCGGAGTTCCGGGATCATCATCGTCTCGGGCCCGACTGGATCGGGTAAATCTACGACTCTTGCCGCTCTTCTCGAATGGGTTAACAAAAACATGGAGCGTCATGTCGTGACCATCGAGGATCCCATAGAGTTTATTTTTCAGCGCGACCGATCACTCTTTACCCAGCGGTCGGTTGGACTCGATACCCCAAGCTTTGCTGAAGGCCTTCGTCGCTCCCTGAGGCAAGCACCCGATATCATTCTGGTCGGTGAGATCCGTGATGCCACCACCGCCGCAGTAGCCCTGCAGGCAGCGGAGACAGGACATCTGGTCCTTACGACACTCCACGCATCCGATGTGGGTGAGGTATTGGATCGCATCATGGCGTTCTTCCCAGAGAGAGAGAAAAAGGGTCATCTACAGGTCTTGGCCGGTCAGTTGCTAGGAATTCTCTGCCAGAAGCTGCTACCAACCACAGCGGGTGGAATGGTCTTGGCCACCGAATTCCTGACGAATCTTGGACTCTCCCGCCAATGTATCCGTGATGCTGATCTCCCCGCCCTAAGAGATTTCATCAGTCACTCCGATCCGTCGGAATCATACGATTTCCTGAGTTCTTTTCTGGATCTGGTGACGACCGGTAAGATTGCCGAGGATACGGCGCTCCTTGCTGTTCCTAATCCTGCTGAACTGAAGCGACGATTGAGGGGAATCACCAGTAGCTCCTCCTAG
- a CDS encoding PilT/PilU family type 4a pilus ATPase — MHDLPDIVDILREAVRNGASDIHLCAGLAPAMRVRGDIRPCHGRVISQHECREIILGVLTESQRSRLERDLELDFGLQVEGTGRFRGNAHFSRGALEAVFRYIPAEIPSIMELGHRPSIMQLCNRTDGLILVTGMTGSGKTTTLASMIRWISENRDAVIVTIEDPIEFYLPNNRSIIKQRELGADTRSFDEALRHVLRQDPDVVMVGEMRDAETVRAALTAAETGHLVLATLHTNDAPQALDRIVDYFPGDEQAQVLGQLANTLAGVLAQRLIPSEDGLRRIMLSELLMNNSAVGACIREHRFEQIVGLMEIGRKDGMHTFDDMLEELYLFGYISKEEVVAGARDPARMETLRRKPAQKP, encoded by the coding sequence ATGCATGATCTTCCCGACATCGTCGATATTCTCCGTGAAGCCGTCCGGAACGGCGCATCCGATATTCATCTCTGCGCGGGATTGGCTCCCGCGATGAGGGTGCGTGGCGATATACGCCCATGCCATGGCCGTGTGATCTCGCAGCATGAGTGCCGTGAGATCATCCTCGGAGTCCTCACTGAGTCACAACGGTCACGGTTGGAACGCGATTTGGAACTCGATTTCGGCTTGCAAGTGGAGGGAACCGGACGCTTCCGCGGGAATGCCCACTTCAGTCGGGGGGCGTTAGAGGCGGTCTTCAGGTACATCCCTGCGGAGATTCCCTCTATCATGGAACTGGGCCACCGTCCCTCGATCATGCAACTCTGTAATCGCACGGATGGTCTAATTCTTGTCACCGGAATGACCGGCTCCGGAAAAACCACCACGCTTGCCTCTATGATCCGCTGGATAAGCGAGAATCGTGATGCCGTTATCGTGACGATCGAGGATCCCATCGAGTTTTACCTCCCAAACAACCGCTCCATTATCAAGCAGCGTGAACTGGGTGCCGACACGAGATCCTTTGACGAGGCGCTGCGCCACGTGCTGCGCCAGGATCCTGATGTCGTTATGGTCGGGGAGATGAGGGACGCTGAGACAGTCCGTGCCGCCCTGACTGCTGCCGAAACGGGCCATCTCGTGCTGGCGACACTTCATACCAACGATGCACCACAGGCACTGGACCGGATTGTCGATTATTTTCCCGGTGACGAGCAGGCACAAGTCCTCGGTCAGCTGGCGAACACCTTGGCAGGAGTTCTGGCTCAACGTCTCATTCCTTCCGAGGATGGTCTGCGGCGTATCATGCTCAGTGAGCTATTGATGAATAACAGCGCGGTGGGTGCCTGTATCCGCGAGCACCGTTTTGAACAGATCGTCGGACTAATGGAAATTGGCCGAAAGGATGGCATGCATACCTTTGACGACATGCTGGAGGAGCTTTATCTCTTCGGGTATATCAGTAAGGAGGAGGTCGTGGCAGGAGCGAGAGATCCCGCACGTATGGAGACCCTCAGGCGTAAACCTGCTCAGAAACCGTGA
- a CDS encoding glutaredoxin family protein → MINSMKLYIKGGCPWCVMAETWLDQRGVDYEAIDVLSDATAFAEMKKISGQSKAPVLVTAEGRILSDFGPEELPGFLEI, encoded by the coding sequence ATGATTAATTCTATGAAACTCTATATCAAAGGAGGATGCCCTTGGTGCGTGATGGCAGAAACCTGGCTTGACCAACGGGGCGTGGACTATGAGGCAATCGACGTGCTTTCTGATGCAACCGCTTTTGCGGAGATGAAGAAGATTTCGGGGCAGTCGAAAGCTCCGGTTCTTGTGACAGCAGAGGGAAGAATCCTCTCCGATTTCGGTCCCGAGGAACTCCCGGGATTTCTGGAAATCTGA